CTGTAGATGTGAAGATTCTGTTAATGAGAAAAAGTAAATATTGGTACGTGGTTGATGACATTATGAGCTCATGCTGTCATTCGGTTGGCACTAACAAAGACGAGACATATGCCGAGAGCTGAGGGAACCAGGCTTTGACATGTGACGCTTGGGTGGAAATAGCCTGTTAATGAATAGACAgcaatggaataaaaaaaatgaagatggCAGAGAAGATACACGAAGCGTTCTGTGTGGTAAAATATTGCTATTGTTAGGCAGTGCTGAGGGAAAAGTGCTGCGATGCAGAAACAGTGAAAAGCCTTGACAGCTTTCCGGTGGCAGTCTGACGGCTGAGCAGGGAGATTGGAAGGAAAGTGCAGCAGAGGGCTGCTGTCAGGCCACACCAGAGCTCCGTTTAACAAGGTCCAGAGATGAGCTGCACCACAACACATTGTAGGGGAATAAGAAAAGGGAGTGTGAGGATGTATGGAGAATTGACAAAGGCTCATGCATTTTTCCAGAGACTTACTACCTGTCATGCCTGCAAGCCTTGCTTTCCTCACTTGTGCATGGGAGCAGGGATTTGAGATCTTCAGAAAGGACAGGAGTTGAAGTGGATTCAGAGATTTGGAGCAGCACCTGCCATAATATGATGATATCAGGCATGATTGTGACACTTTGACACCTTCATCTCGACATGAAGGATGTATGAGTAGCAGTAGATAACATTCATTTTTCACTCAGCTGTACAACAGTGTAATGTCAGTTGAGATCATTCACATATCCAGCCTCTATTTCAATTATAATTGATGTGTTTAGTGAGCTCATTTAAACTGTGATGGAGGACAAGCAGAAATAATTAATGCGAGCAAATGTGGGATATGCCTTTTTTCAAACATAGACTCCTTAAGGGCAAACACATTAAAGATTCTTTACAAAATTGTAGTACCACTTCAGTGCCCAAGCAAATGTGAGAACCCTCCATTCTCTCACAGGCCatagttttttttagttaaattgCAGGaccgtttattttttttacctgttttaTCCCATTCCATGTCATTTCTCTGAAATGACACCATAACAAGTGCATATATTTTTGGGTTGTGACCCTGAACTACCCTGAAACTGTAAATAAGAGAGAGCCaaggttgctgttttttttttactgctattttctaaatgttttctCTGGGTCATTTAGCTTTTTTCAAAAGCAGCAGCAGATTGGATTGTCAGCCCTGGAAACTATGCCCATTGGATGGCAACCTGTCAATCGTGATGGAGCCTcatctcctaaaaaaaaaaaaaacgtctttttttGACCATTTGACTATAGGAGCATTTcttaatacataaaaaaaaaacactattttcAATAGAAAATATCATTAATGATTAACATCATATACTCATCAGGAAAATGTGTATCTAGGTCACAGACCAAGAGAGAAGCaagatcttttttgtttttttccttagaCTTCTTCTTTGTGCAACCACAGGAATTGCCCCCTGCTGGGCAATAGATTGAGTTTAGATTGATGGGCTTCACAGTGGAAATTAATTTTGAGTGAAAGGCTACTTTAATGGTTTTTACAGTGTCAATGTCAAACATATGATTGAGCAACAGTGACTTTAAGTGTGCCCACTAAACCCAAATCTGCTCTTTCTTTAGTCCAAGTGGATATTGAAATATAaatcagcagaaatgtctttcagGTGCTTCTGAGATTGTGTGTCCAAGATAGTGGGATGACAAATCAACAGAAAtgaataaagtaataataaaaaaaaaatatctgtagTGAAAATCCGACAGTTTTGGTTGTACAGAAGAAACTACCAACATTTCCCCTTGCCCCTAGCTATTGCTCTCTTTGCTCAGCATGATAGCTTATCTCCCACCAACAGGTTTTATGTCAACCTCTGGAACACTGAAACACCATTAGTTATGTCCTCCCTATCAGAGCAAGCTAATTCCATATCAAAGCCACCCACCCAATTTTAAATTAGCCTGAATCAGGGAGAACCCCTGCTGCCTGAGACCCAAACAACATCACTCCTGAAATGTGTGCTAAATCACTATCATGAACAGGATTAACTATTCTGTCATAATGTGCCTAACATTGTTTCTTGTAGGTGAATGTTTGGGATTTTGTCCTTTTTGTTATTGCTGTACATTGTCAGGGGTTTTAAATGGTACGATTTATATGCTTCTCATAAAGTGACAACTTGACAGGTTGCTTATTTTATGCTTATTTCTATATTTACATATGTCGTGTACTGATTCACTGAtgtctttttttgtgtctctatAGGGGGGCGACTCCTTTTCCTGGTGATGTGTCTGAACCTTGTGCCTCAATCTAACAGCTGCCCTGCCAAGTGCGTGTGCTACAGTGAACCCCGGCCCACTGTGGCTTGCCAACAACAAGGACTGTTTTCCATCCCTACTGAGATCCCTGTACGAAGCCAGCGGATATTCCTCCAGAGCAACAAGCTAACGGTGGTAAGGTCCACCAGCTTCAGTTCTTGCCACAATCTTACTGTTCTCTGGCTCTACTCCAACAACATCAGCTACATAGAGGCTGGAGCCTTTTATGGCTTGGAAAAACTGGAGGAACTGGACATTGGAGACAACAGTAACCTCCGCACCATCAGCCCAACGGCCTTTCAGGGCTTAACTAAACTGCACACCCTCCATCTCCACAGGTGTGGCCTATCAGAGCTCCCTGTTGgggttttcagaggaatgttctCTCTTCAGTACCTTTACCTACAGGACAATAATATTCTAACGCTGCATGATGACACATTTCTGGACCTTGCTAATCTCACCTATCTCTACTTGCACAATAACAAGATCAAAATAGTAACGGACAACATGTTTCGAGGCTTGGTCAATCTGGACCGTCTGCTGCTACACCAGAACCGCGTTATCTATGTCCAACCCAAGGCTTTTAGTGATCTTGGTAAGCTGAAATCCTTGTTCTTGTTCTTCAACAACCTAACAGTCTTGACAGGAGAGACCATGGATCCACTGGTTTCCCTCCAGTATTTGCGGTTA
This Odontesthes bonariensis isolate fOdoBon6 chromosome 6, fOdoBon6.hap1, whole genome shotgun sequence DNA region includes the following protein-coding sequences:
- the rtn4r gene encoding reticulon-4 receptor, which produces MRTVVIDGGRLLFLVMCLNLVPQSNSCPAKCVCYSEPRPTVACQQQGLFSIPTEIPVRSQRIFLQSNKLTVVRSTSFSSCHNLTVLWLYSNNISYIEAGAFYGLEKLEELDIGDNSNLRTISPTAFQGLTKLHTLHLHRCGLSELPVGVFRGMFSLQYLYLQDNNILTLHDDTFLDLANLTYLYLHNNKIKIVTDNMFRGLVNLDRLLLHQNRVIYVQPKAFSDLGKLKSLFLFFNNLTVLTGETMDPLVSLQYLRLNGNLWICDCRARTLWEWFKRFKGSSSELECSVPEFLAGKDLKRLKNEDLEGCVETPQIQTNLFSSKAQSGKFPSTESPLEDVIPRCCLSDNDKSSILSGKSRQITNNPLKEKENMSKTKYKQQERTKNETQNKQNDGPLGTLSNTLDKALENMNPDFIDNPESSTASNKKKKKCSKKPKSDTHCIKGQGSTLQVLFFLIIPMTWISLAMS